The DNA window CGGTTGTTTTCGGCCTCCGGGCTCTTCAGAGCGGTTTCAATATCTCCAACGATACAGTAAAAGAACAGGTGGATAAAGCGCCCGACCGACTGATTTTTTTCACCTCTATCGATCCTACCGAAGTGGATTTCATGGGGGAACTGGAACGAACACACCAGGATATGGGAGCAAAGGGGATCAAACTCGGTCCTATTTATCAGGGAGTGCATCCCCTCGACGACCGATACCGTATGATCTATGCTTATGCGCAGAAACACAATCTGCCGATTCTGACACATATGGCGACCACCTTTTCCAGTTCCGCCCCTCTCGATTACGCCAACCCCCTCTATATGGACGAAATCGCGATTTACTTCCCCCATCTTACATTCATTCTCGCCCACCTCGGGCATCCCTGGAACGGAGAAACCATTTCCATCATTCGCCGCCATCGGAATGTATATGCGGACATTTCCGCTCTCTATTACCGTCCCTGGCAGTTCTACACCGCCATGCGGCTCCTTGTCGAATACGGCGCATCTCATAAGGTATTTTTCGGGAGCGATTATCCTTTCACCATGCCTCAGGATTCAATCGAAGGGGTCCGCAATCTGAATTACATCGTACGGAAAGGCTCCGGGCTGCCGCTCGTTCCTGAAGAAATTATCGAGGAAATCATCAACCGCGATACTCTGGGAATACTGGGGATAGAGTAGAAGAAAGTCTGAACCATGATTCGTGGGATTAAAGGATTACCATGATATTATACATGACTACATATTTTATTGTGTTTCTTTTCAAAATAGATGCCGAAACGGTTTTATCGTTCCCGCGAAGCGGCAACAAGTTCGGCATGACACGTGTCATCCTGAACTCGTTTCAGGATCTAAAAACTCAAAACATGCGCAATTATTTATGTTATCATGTATAAAATCAGGCTAATCATTATAATCAAGTCAAGGTTCAGACAATCTTTGACTTTGACTGCTTATACAATTGTATGCAGTGATCCGCCCGATTTCGAAAAGTATCTGATCCCGTAATATCCCACGAAAACAACCACACCTGCCAAAAGCGCCATCACCAGCATTCTTGCTAATGCAAACGGATGAAAGAGCATGTGCATTCCTGGCAAGAAGAAAGGATTAAACAGCGGGAATACGTGTGTAAAGAGAACAAGAACAAGCGCAATCCCTATCGCCATCATAAGAAACAGCAGTACTGAATTCCCGGCGGCTCTGGCGTCATTCTGCTGGACCGCAAGAGGTGTTTCCCCGTTTGCCGGCTGAGCAGGAGGTGCAGGCGGAGGCGGCGGGGGTGGAGTTACGGTGCTGCCGGTCCCCTGCCCCGGCAGATCGGTTGGCGGCGGCATGAGAATCCAGAGCACGATATAGAGAATCAATCCAAACAACCACAAGAAGGTGGTCAGAAGAAAGAATATCCTGAGCGGCAGGATAAGTATCGGAGCCTCGAACTGCCTCGCCAGCCCGGTGCATACTCCCGCGATTTTCTTGCCTTCATTGACCCTCTGCCAGTACATCGGAGTATTCTGGGCGCCAGGCTTGGATGGTTTGACAGACTGATTCGAGCCGCAGTACCGGCATTTAAGAGCTTCGGCTTTGATCAGCTCTGCGCAGTACTGGCATTTTTTCATTTCTTCGTTTTCCATGAGCAATCTCCTTTAAAGCACTTAATGTATGGTGTATCGGACATGTGTCCGTACCAGTGAGTTCTGTACCTGCTTGAAGTAGAAAAGCATGATCGCGCCGGCGAGAAGGCATCCCTCGGCCATGGAAAAAGCTACCGTCAGGTTTTTAAGAATCCCCGCAAACTGGGGAGAGAGCACCATACGGAGGATCGTTCCCACCGTAAGGATGTAAAAAAGATTCAGGCTAAGAACGAGCGCCAGTCCGATAAGCGCCATCGCCCATCCGTACTGACAGGCAGGGGCGATCGTCTGGAGGGCCATCTCCTCGCGCATACGATGTTTGGTTTTACTGACCAGGGCTTCGGGAGGATCGCAAACCCGATAAGCCTGGAGGATGGAGCGGAGCTCTGATTCAACTAAAAGTTTCATACCGACCCTTCTTTCGTATAGGGTGACTTAACACGTATTTTCCATTTTCCGGAGAGTATCTTTATCGCCCGATGAAACCGGGTTTTCACCGTTCCGAGAGGGCAGCCAACCACTTGTGATATTTCGCTGTCTGTCATATCGTGAAAGTAACGGAGCACAATGACCTCCCGCATCTTGTACGGCAGCTCGTTGACTGCCTGCCTCACCTGTTCTGCCTCCATGATGCGAAAGGGATCGACCCCGGGTTCACAGGTGACAGAGTCAGCTTCTTCCAGGGGAACCAGCATCTCTTTCTTCGATTTCCTGAGACTGTCACGGCACAGGTTGCCTGCTATCTGAAAAAGCCAGGTGGAAAACCGTGAGTCACCGCGAAAATGTTTCACCGAGCGGACAACCCTCAGCCAGGTCTCCTGAAAGATATCCTCTGCCGATTCGTGGTTGTCTATCATCCGCAGAATAAAGGCAAAAAGCTGCCGTTTGTATTTTTCCACAACCTCATCTATCGCCCCCGGATCATCTGCTTTGAGGCGTGCAATCAGCGCATGTTCTTCCTGCAAAGCCGTATCCACAGAAACGTCCATCTTAAGAACAACCGTTGACCGGTAAAGGGATTGGGGTAACCTAATATCCAATTCTATAATGTGAGACAGGAAATGCCCTGTCCAGGTTCATTCTATTTTTAAAAATACGAAAAAATTCTCTGGCGAGAGACGAATTTATTCACTCCGATGCAGAATGAACTATCCGGTGGCCTTGTGAAGCGAAACATCTTCCCATGACCGCTTCTCATGCATTATATTTTCCCTAAATTATAAGATTTGCGAAAACCCTGTTAAATTGAAAGATGCCG is part of the Candidatus Latescibacter sp. genome and encodes:
- a CDS encoding amidohydrolase family protein gives rise to the protein MIVDVHTHFWKLEEIGPEVYKDLEQARIPQDHLAIKSDHHLLATAAVDKAVVFGLRALQSGFNISNDTVKEQVDKAPDRLIFFTSIDPTEVDFMGELERTHQDMGAKGIKLGPIYQGVHPLDDRYRMIYAYAQKHNLPILTHMATTFSSSAPLDYANPLYMDEIAIYFPHLTFILAHLGHPWNGETISIIRRHRNVYADISALYYRPWQFYTAMRLLVEYGASHKVFFGSDYPFTMPQDSIEGVRNLNYIVRKGSGLPLVPEEIIEEIINRDTLGILGIE
- a CDS encoding PspC domain-containing protein is translated as MENEEMKKCQYCAELIKAEALKCRYCGSNQSVKPSKPGAQNTPMYWQRVNEGKKIAGVCTGLARQFEAPILILPLRIFFLLTTFLWLFGLILYIVLWILMPPPTDLPGQGTGSTVTPPPPPPPAPPAQPANGETPLAVQQNDARAAGNSVLLFLMMAIGIALVLVLFTHVFPLFNPFFLPGMHMLFHPFALARMLVMALLAGVVVFVGYYGIRYFSKSGGSLHTIV
- a CDS encoding sigma-70 family RNA polymerase sigma factor, whose protein sequence is MDTALQEEHALIARLKADDPGAIDEVVEKYKRQLFAFILRMIDNHESAEDIFQETWLRVVRSVKHFRGDSRFSTWLFQIAGNLCRDSLRKSKKEMLVPLEEADSVTCEPGVDPFRIMEAEQVRQAVNELPYKMREVIVLRYFHDMTDSEISQVVGCPLGTVKTRFHRAIKILSGKWKIRVKSPYTKEGSV